Genomic window (Capsicum annuum cultivar UCD-10X-F1 chromosome 10, UCD10Xv1.1, whole genome shotgun sequence):
TTATTGTATCATAACATAGGCAAGAACACTATATGCATAGCGATTGATTAATTGATTTCGATGAGCTTCTGTAGTATTTATTTACTGGTTTTTAGCTCGACTTATTTTGTTGATTTTAGTCAGCTATATGTTGTCTTTTTTACCATTCCACTAAAGTGGACTAAAGATACTGCTGAgaaggaaaatgaaaaagaagtcTAGTCTTTATAAGACAATTCTTCTACCTCTGTTTCCGACTTGGCTTTGTTATCAATTTTGCTACTGAATTGaattgtatatttcttcttcgCTGAAGTTCGTATATTTGGTGACCTTGGGATCAACATTTATCCAACTTTGGCAGTATATCCCATTAAGTTTGGTCTTGAGATTTCTTTAGAATTTTGATTTGCTTTGCTGCTATTGCAAGATTATTTAGAGGCATTTAATTCACCTAAGTCTTACTTGTAATATCTGAGGTATCTTGGCTTCTTTCTATGTATTGATTCCATCCCACTCACTTGATTGTCCTATTTTAGTTTGAGTTGATTACTGAAAGAACAGTCGAAAGTGTGTGTTTTTTAAGAATGAGATCGTGTGCATGGTAGACACCAAATTTGGTTTTGTGCATACCTTACTGCTCAAAGTTTGTCTTATCTCTGGCCTTTTGAACACAACATGAAgacatttattttattaaagagaGTTAACTCCTAGCAAAATGCCCCATGCACTACTAGAATTACTACTGCAGCCATCCGTATTTAGTTTAAGATGGACTGAGTTAGATCTTATCCATTGTACCATGTGGGTCTATATAACTATTTAATTCTACCTTTTTAGCCCATAAATTTGACAACTTGGGAAATCAACTTTGTATCAATATTTCCATCATCCAGTATATCCCTGTTAAATAATAGATCTCATGTTATTTTAATTACTCCATATATAAAACACTAGTGGTAGCAGAATTTTACTGAGggactaaatttttttttatctcttatcATTATATCCTATTGGGTGTTCTTACATTGTTTCTGGATTTTTGATTATCTTATGAAGAGAAGGAAGAATAAAAATGGTTATGTCTTAGCAAATAGAGAATCTGCTTGGCAGACATTCACGTGAGACAGGTATGCTGGCAGATATTTAGTGAAATGTCTTTCCCTCGGGGCATGACTGTCATTTTGAGCATAAATAATTAGCTCTTTGTGGGTTGTTTATAACTAGTTAAATGCAAAAATCTCAAGATTATCTTAGTTATCTTAATCTTAAGCCTGTCAAACTAGCGATAAACACTATATAATATTCTATATGATTTAAGAGGTGAAGAAAAAAAGATGTGTAGCAGCTAAAAAGGTAACATTACATTTTTGCTCTTGATCTTATAGAGACTTAAAGAATCCTGAATCAACAAGTGCGATAATAATTACCAGACTCCACTATTCGTTCATCACAACCCACAATTGAACAAGCGCGGTAAGATCAGTCACAACATCCTAATTTACAAGCAAATGAACAACTCGAAGAAGgcaagtgtatatatatatatatatatatatatatattagttcatACTATTTCAAAAATTGTCTGCATTTTAGTAATTTTGTTGTTAATATTACTGTAggcccttcaactaataaaagaaaaagaggtgCTACACAAATGCAAGCAATACATGGACGGAATGACCGTCAATTAATAGTGCTAAATGAGTTGAACCAGCCTATTGGTCCAACTAAAGCAGTAGTCACTGAATTTTCCAGCTTTCTTGGCACATTGGCAAGGAATGGGACATTTTGTCCTCTTAATCTCAGTTGGACAAAGTTGAAGACACATGATGATATGTGGAGCTATATTCAAGTTCTAAGTTCTCaatattttgatttctacttGTATGCTTTTCATAGTTTTTACACTAACCCAATTCAACCAAATTATAGAAGAAATATGGCAttcccaaaaatgaaaaaaattgggtTATGAGATCAATTAAGGGTGCATTTAGAGGTCATAAGTCCAGACTCAAGAGCCATCACTTTTATGTCTACACCAATGATGAAATTCGAAGGGCAAAAAGGCCTATCTCTGTTCCAGAACCTATATTTGAGGATCTCCTTAAGCATTGGCATTTCGAAGAAGCAAAGGTATGATATCAATATAGACAACTGTGATATTATTATTAGTATGcatttattattgaattcatcaCACCTGATCTTCCTTTTTACGTTGTTCTTTCTATCAATATAAGACATTAAATTTTGTGTGTTTAAACCTTCACTGccttaatatttatattaaaaaatccTAAATATTGACTTACAGGATACTTACAAGACTaacaaagaaaataggaaaaagttTAAGTATCTGCACACTATGGAAAAACAAGTTTTGCTTTAATCCGCAAGGTTCggtgttttctcatatttttactATGAACTTATTGTGTTtacttgataatattttaatgCTAACTTGCATGAAAcaagaaaaaatgaaggaaaatgcaGGTGCTTTGTCGAATAAGGAATTCTTTGTGGCTACTAGAAGAAGAAAACCTGGTCGAGTATATAAAGACACATCTGACGAGATTACAAGCAAATAGTatgaaattttctattttaaaattgatcaagatcactgttttcttaaatattgaatcaactaaatttaCTTGCTCTTGAATCCGATGTATAggttgaaatggagagagtagatactcaagaaagtaaagatagtacTCAATCAACTAATTCATTCACCACAGTTATGGGGATTGATTATCCTGGTCGAGTAAGACTACTCAAACACGGTGTTACCATGTCTCTTTTGAAAAAGAAAGCAAGTAATTCTGGATCTTCTTCAAAACCTGATGAACTGGTGGAGAAGAGATTGGATGAACTGAAAGAGAGTATGTAATAAAGAATGAATGCGAGATGTCATTGAGCGTGAAGTTACAATGAGCATCATTGCACAACTTCAGCATCTAAATCCAGGATTAACACTTGATCCTAATATGCTAGGATTCAATGTTCATTCTTCAGGAGAAGCCCTTGCTAATCAACCAATAAACTATCAATCTGTTGGTAGTAACAATCAAGGTCAGATTATATTTTTTGATCTGTTGGTAGTAACTATCTGTTCGTAAAACTTCTCTTGCTTTTGGTGTGTGCCTACTGCTGATTAGATGGTGATAGTTTGGTATTGTGGCCTGGTATTCTAAGGTGGACTACCTCAACAAGTCCTTTGAGATTAGAGTGAGCATGTCACCTATTTTGTCTAGGGTACCTACAAATAGTTTTGAGCATTGATGTAGCTCCTGTACGTGCTACACATCAACTTGATTCCATCCCTTCACTTCTCTCCATTCTATTCAACTCCCATATTTATTCCATTCCTGGCGAGCCTAACAAATGGACCTACCTGTCTTTTTCCGCTCACATGACTTCTGATGGAAAAATCTTTGCACGTGCGTAGGATGATAAGTGTATAGGCATCCAGTATGTGAAAGCAATCAAGGCGATTCAAAACTTTGATCCAGATTTTGTACCTTTGAGAAATGTTCATATAGTGGATGTGCCTGATGAAGAGGTTGGTCGATTTGATGGTATGAAGTTTGTGGAGTTGAAATAATTTGAAGAGTTAAATGTTGGGTTTATGATGGATGGACACGCTTCGACTAAGGATAAGTTTAAGAGTGTTCAATGCTGATAGGATACCTTGGCATATAGTGATTAAGGCTGTTGGAACGGCTGGACATGGCTCTAAATTGTATGATAATACTATTACGGAGAATTTGATGAAGAGTATTGAAGTTATTACAAAGTTTAGGGAGTCTAAGATTGATATAGTTAAGGTTGGACTGGCTACTAATTCTGAGGTCATTTTGGTGAACCTAGTGTTTCTCAAGGCTGGAACTCCTTCCCTATCTTTGAGTTTTGGCTCACTCTTTTAAGTTCGAGTATTTCTCTTCCAACAGTAGTTGATTCTGTTGAAGGGAGATGTAAAAAACTAACTATTGTATTGATCAATAAAAGAAACTAATAATCAGATTATCtacttattttgttgtggaatagtcctttttatgtttcatttaagtgctaatttatattatttgttctctttttataggtgtccaaaatgaagaaagagatgaagaaaatgaCGAATACATTGatcttacttgagaagattttttagttttggataaattctctaatatcaatagttttgtgttgaattttttgaaacttatcgCCGCTTGAACTTGCTtgtatgtaaaaacttaactaatcatttggacttgtttaaattactagcttgttgcatattttgaattatgagattactaaagaatgattttattttttcatgtgtatatattgtgttataatttattatgtatgtagataaaaatttatattaatatgaCTATTTATAAAAATCATTTCAATTTAATGACATGTGGCAATTGCAACGGTTTAATGTCATCCTAATAGACGCTATTACAATGGTTCAATgtcgttgcaatagaatctattgcaacggttatgaACCATTGCACTAGATTAAAATAGGTGTTCCAATaggtaatgaaatagttgtaataggtagtcaaaaGTGTTGCAATAGCATAATAAAAACGTCGCAAAATatgctattgcaatggttactaactgttgcaatagcatctattgcaatggtttgtAACCGctgcaataaataaaaatagacgtctcaataagtcaaaaaataaccgtCGCAATAGATCTATCTATGACGATGGTTAACGAAAACCGTCGCCATAGCTCGACCTATGGTGATGTTTTAGACAACCGTCGTagaaaccgttgccatagacctattgCAACGCCCAACTATGGGACGCTTGCCAAACCATTGTGATAGGTATATGGCAATGGGATTTTagcctattgcaatggttttgaAACCGTCACCATAGACATAATTTCTGGTAGTGCCCTAAGCTCCAAAATCCATAGCACaagcttggagcatatcctcaagaatttgaaataTTCTACTTCGACTGTCCATTAGTATGGGAATGGatggttgtactaagatccatctgagtacctaactcctcctgaaaatttctccaaaagctagaagtaaaCACTAGACCTcggtctgaaatgatagatattggcacaccatgcaaacagactatctcactaacataaTTACAAGCCAACCTCTCGGTACTTAAGAATATCTAAATAGAAATagagtgagctgacttggtcaatcgatccccAATGACCCTAATACCATCAAATTCGTGGGAAGTATGAGGCAAACAACTTaaaaagtccatggtaatccactcttatttccactcgggaatgggtaatcTATGAATTATTCCAACAGGACTCTAATGCTTGACCTTCATCTgcaacaacataggcaacgagctacaaagtctgcaacatctctcttcatactactTTACCAATAATGCTAACTAAAATCTCTATACATTTTAATTATACacaggtgaatagaatatctagagttgtgagcctcatgcaaaatagAATGAATTGTGCTTTAAGATAACAAGATATCCTCAAAAACTATGGTGTTCCTCTTGGAATTACCACTCAACACGTGATCATAAATGatgcaaagttttttttttcaaatggtAATCCCAAATCTAGTCAATTAGAAAAGATGTCGCCTAAATTATAGAAATAATCCTAAGAGGGTATGAAATACTAAGTAGTATTATCAAGGTTTCTAAGGGTTAAATGACCTGTGCCAACAacctctaagaaactaaaatataagccaagctacccatactcactgccttttgACTCAAGACATCTGTTACCACGTTTACCTAGCCTGGATTATTCAAGATAGAGATGTTATAATCAGTAAAAAAACTACATTTATCTATGCTGCCTAGAATGAAGCTCTATTTGGGTCATAGGATGTTGAATACAATGATGATTGGTAAAGATCGCGCAACACACATTATAAAGGCAATGTCTGTAAATCTTAAGCAAATAAACTACTgctaccaactccaaatcatgagtacgGTAGTTGCACTCGATTACCTTCAGCTGCAATAatgcataagaaataatataaccctACTACATTAATACACAACTCAAACCAATAccagaaatatcataaaacatggtaAATCCCTTACTCTCAATAGGAAGAGCTGAAATAGTGGCTAAAGTGAGAAATCCCTTAAAATTTCCGAAGCTCAACTCATACTTCTCTGATGATTAAAAATGAACCTCCTTTTGGATCAATATGATCATCAGTGTTGCAATAGTTGATAAACtctcaacaaatcatctataataacaaGCAAAACCACTAAAACTATGAACCTCAGTGCAAGATATAAGCTTGTCCTAATCACGAATTACCTCAATTTTTATTTGGTAAACTATTATATTATCGTTAGATTCTACATATCCATGGAATGTCACCGACTaaatccaaaactcatactttgagaaattgacaaaaaaatatataatctctAAAAGTTTGGAGAATAATACTCAAATTCTACAttgtctcatgtgcttagattAGACTATGTCCAATCGGATGAGTAATTTTCCTTTATAGAGGAGCCCATGCTcatattggctagtgatgttaggcAATTGCGCACTAGAGAGATCCCAATAGTTAAGGTTTTGTAGAGGAACCACCTAGTAAAGTAATCTACCTGGGAGATCTAGAGTGAGATACAAACCTAATATCCTCACTTGTTTGAGGCTTTAGGTACAACATAATCCTTTACTTTTATagataaaagttcttttagtagtggatactgAAATGACCCTCctggttattttttatattaccagttatttttattatttagagattttctatagctATCACAAGTcgtttatgacttgctggaactaacAGTTCAATTATCGGgtagtttatttggattttagaaCCAAATTCTAGTTTTTAAGTATTCACTAGCTCAAATTTACCACCAGAGCTCAAAATTAGCCCATGTTTAGGATAAAATTTTCatgagcatagagggacgttgCATAAGTTTTGAAAGTTCAATTTTGTAAACGAACTCATATAaggtttttaaataattttggactcaaagcataatagtgcaatataggtatcattgttaTCATTATGATGAatggattgtgattttgattgtATGGCACTTTGTGAAAGCTTCTCAGAAAGGAAAATTAGTGGTTGAGCAGATTCTTCATGCTTTACTTTggcatccaagtaggctaggtttaccctcttcataTATTGAGCTATTTTATAGTACGGTAATGATAACATTTAAGATAAGTTATAGAATTTTAGTTTTGAAGGTATGTTTGTCAATAATTGGTTAATTGGATAGTTTTGGTATCTCAAAACTGCTATTAGGCATAATTAGTGAGTTACTCATGTCTTAGATGAAGTTGTCTTTGTCGTTTATGTTTATGATGAAAATGCCTTAGTTTCTCTACCTAGGGGAGATTTCCTTAGTCAATCATGTTTGGGATGGAAATTGCCTTAGTTTCTCAAGGTAGGTGAAATTGCCTTATTTTGCCACAAATGGATTTTGGAGATTAAAAGTAGGCCCCTTCGATCCATCTTAGGCCAAGATATTTATTAGCCTTGTAaacttatttatgcatgttatACCCTTATTAATGTTTGGTTTAGGACTTAAAGAGATTGAATATATTTTATGAGTATGTTAGTTGGATATTGAAAGGTTGATGCTAATTCAGGGTATTGCTAATGTTATGGCTTATAcacatgattattgatatgtctttttgatattattaataatatgGCCTATCGACATTCTTAATGATAAAGTTGTTGATATGATTAATATAATGACctataaatatgattgatgttatGGCCCACATATATGATTAATGTTATGGACTATATATATGATTGATGTAATGGCTaatatatatgattattgatattacttatggATATGTCTATTGATATGGTCCTTAGACATGGTTTTTGATGTGACATAATAGATTTGGTGTCGGTATGGTTTATGGACATGAGTATTGGTATGACTAATAGATATGATGCTTGGACCGATGTATGGATATTAGTAACGGGATGACTTATTGGTATAATTTACTACTGTTGTTTATCCTCTTGACCTATTGGTATGACTTATATAATAAGTTCCAGTTCAAGTTCGACAAATGATGTTAATGATGATGATAGTGACaatgtgagttttggttcatGACCAGCAagtgatgataatgatatgataCTATTAAGTTTGGGTAAAAGTTTGGTATTGGGAATAGTGTATGAGATGAGATGGTTtggatggattcttggttatTTTATGATAATTAGTAACTTATGGTTACTCGGTTACTCAGTTTCATTGATTGTACCTTCCAAGCTTATGGgggcctgcattgggttatttatttttttgcatttaatGGCTTATGGTTCCAATATTGTAGCTATATTTGTGTGATTCTTAAGTTTTTATTTCGAGTGCATTCATTTACTTATGTACTTCGGTGTTGGAGCTTATGTTTAGGTTTGTCACTTTTACTTTGACTTATCTTATTATATCTTgtatattatcatatttatatcatgatttagcacAGTCAGtcaatgattcctactgagttCCAATAGTTTTTGTACTCATAATATGCTACTATACAATTTTAGTGCAAATCTAAGTACTAGTTGCCGCTGCTGATTCGACGTTCTT
Coding sequences:
- the LOC107844313 gene encoding aminoacylase-1-like, yielding MRDVIEREVTMSIIAQLQHLNPGLTLDPNMLGFNVHSSGEALANQPINYQSVGSNNQGQIIFFDLLDDKCIGIQYVKAIKAIQNFDPDFVPLRNVHIVDVPDEEVGRFDGMKIPWHIVIKAVGTAGHGSKLYDNTITENLMKSIEVITKFRESKIDIVKVGLATNSEVILVNLVFLKAGTPSLSLSFGSLF